One genomic window of Sphingomonas sp. C3-2 includes the following:
- a CDS encoding zinc-binding dehydrogenase has product MRAAFFQEMGKPLLVGSMADPTPEADEVIIGVGRAGICGSDLHITQYGAVATGTVLGHEFAGEIVALGREVKGDWRVGDRVTALPIHACCHCDACDMDLPALCSQVQFTGTQANRPGAYAEFVVARASMLQRLPSGVSIDEGGMIEPLAVAYHAVEMGAIKKGEGVLVIGAGPIGAAVTLFARLAGAAHVVVSEPAVTRRTLATELGATATIDPKAEDVATRFRALTGSSPHVVFECVGIPGLIQQAIQLAGVRGRVVVAGVCFGEDSITPLVGFSKEVSIQFAQCYTERDFEQVIDLIARGEAKVTPMHTQTVGFAQLPETFEALRTATGQCKVLIDPTRA; this is encoded by the coding sequence ATGCGCGCTGCCTTCTTTCAGGAAATGGGGAAACCGCTTTTGGTGGGGTCGATGGCCGATCCCACGCCCGAAGCGGATGAGGTTATCATTGGGGTAGGGCGCGCTGGCATCTGCGGCTCCGACCTCCATATCACTCAGTACGGCGCGGTAGCGACGGGCACCGTGCTGGGGCATGAATTCGCGGGCGAGATCGTCGCTCTCGGTCGCGAGGTCAAAGGCGACTGGCGGGTTGGTGACCGGGTGACGGCGCTGCCGATCCACGCCTGCTGTCATTGCGATGCTTGCGACATGGACTTGCCCGCGCTCTGTTCGCAAGTGCAGTTCACTGGCACGCAGGCGAACAGACCTGGCGCCTATGCGGAGTTCGTCGTTGCTCGCGCGTCGATGCTCCAGCGGTTGCCGAGCGGAGTTTCGATCGACGAAGGGGGCATGATCGAGCCGCTCGCGGTCGCGTATCACGCGGTCGAAATGGGAGCGATCAAGAAGGGCGAAGGGGTCCTAGTAATCGGCGCTGGGCCGATCGGCGCGGCGGTCACGCTGTTCGCCCGGCTGGCGGGGGCGGCGCATGTCGTCGTCAGCGAACCCGCCGTGACCCGCCGGACGCTGGCGACGGAACTGGGCGCGACGGCGACGATCGATCCAAAGGCGGAAGATGTCGCCACCCGTTTCCGCGCGTTGACCGGCAGCTCCCCGCATGTTGTGTTCGAATGCGTCGGCATTCCTGGCCTCATCCAGCAGGCCATACAGCTGGCGGGCGTCCGTGGCCGGGTGGTGGTGGCCGGCGTGTGTTTCGGTGAGGACAGCATTACCCCGCTGGTCGGTTTCAGCAAGGAAGTCAGCATCCAGTTCGCCCAATGCTATACCGAAAGGGATTTCGAGCAGGTGATCGATCTGATCGCGCGCGGAGAGGCGAAGGTTACGCCGATGCACACGCAGACGGTCGGTTTTGCGCAGCTGCCCGAGACATTCGAGGCGCTGCGCACGGCCACCGGCCAGTGCAAGGTGCTGATCGACCCGACAAGAGCATAA
- a CDS encoding TonB-dependent receptor, translated as MKRFLMTLMVTAAFQAPALAQSADLAAQEADGDSRGLADIVVTAQKRAESLQDTPISISALDVGALEAKRVVSLADLSSAVPNMQVSPHPNTGTTLRVTIRGIGEPAATQTRDNPVAVYVDGVYVAKGQGLANELAELERIEVLRGPQGTLYGRNATAGAINFISKAPQLGDFSAQQSLSFGSFSEFRSRSSINIPFGETAAAELTYLRVKKDGFVRNLGPGEGRFGDVDREAVRAALRWQPTDAFEARYTYDSSWIDDTSTFSQSVPLYPAEGTLSRTASSGLFVLRPGNTQVQGHNLTLIYDINSSLTIKSITGYRRLNDNTNQVYNPGPVRAFLPFSNTNSTNQEQFSEELQLIGDLFDDSVKYVGGLYYFRESGFGDDNSLMPSGYNPRHSTWENTAYAVFGQATWTPRFMDERLHITVGARWSRDEREATVLSTRTPPGGATVLVLEGSGKKGFNDFSPTGTIQFDVNQDANVYAKITRGYRTGGFNPTASTPATFAAGFKPESLMSYEAGFKSEFFDRRIRFNVAAYHSKYKDIQTNVFDPFNPRIFDIINAGSAVTQGFEADLMALLFDGMTISGSYGYTNPKYKKVVDLGGNDITSNFNFQHAPKNSFTLGADYKSPETSVGIVEANVNYAWQDKYFGVASDPKIITHAYGLLGARLGLTNVLGVEGLRVAVWGRNLTNVNYYRNHFALGDVAAAMFGEPRSMGVDISMKF; from the coding sequence ATGAAGCGGTTTCTGATGACTCTGATGGTGACGGCTGCGTTTCAGGCGCCGGCGCTCGCGCAATCCGCCGACTTGGCCGCGCAAGAGGCGGACGGCGACAGCCGCGGTCTGGCCGATATCGTCGTGACGGCGCAAAAGCGCGCTGAATCGCTACAGGATACGCCGATCTCGATCTCGGCGCTGGATGTCGGAGCTCTGGAAGCGAAGCGTGTCGTTTCGCTCGCGGACCTAAGCTCTGCGGTGCCAAATATGCAGGTTTCCCCGCATCCAAACACGGGTACGACGCTGCGAGTCACTATTCGTGGCATCGGTGAACCGGCGGCGACCCAGACACGTGATAACCCCGTCGCAGTCTATGTGGACGGCGTATATGTCGCCAAGGGGCAAGGGCTAGCCAATGAGTTGGCTGAACTGGAGCGGATCGAAGTGCTGCGTGGTCCGCAGGGCACGCTCTATGGCCGAAACGCGACCGCCGGTGCCATCAATTTCATCTCAAAGGCGCCGCAGCTCGGTGACTTTAGCGCCCAGCAGAGCCTAAGTTTCGGCAGCTTTAGCGAGTTCCGCTCGCGCAGCTCGATAAACATCCCGTTCGGCGAAACGGCTGCCGCCGAACTTACCTATCTACGCGTGAAGAAGGACGGATTTGTCAGGAATCTAGGTCCTGGCGAGGGTCGTTTCGGCGATGTTGACCGCGAGGCTGTTCGGGCCGCGCTGCGGTGGCAGCCGACCGACGCCTTCGAGGCGCGCTACACTTACGACTCGTCATGGATCGACGACACATCGACCTTCAGCCAGTCGGTGCCGCTCTACCCCGCCGAAGGAACGCTGTCTCGCACTGCAAGCTCCGGCCTCTTCGTCCTGCGACCCGGCAACACGCAGGTGCAGGGGCATAATCTGACGTTGATCTATGACATCAATTCCAGCCTGACGATCAAGTCCATCACCGGTTACCGGCGGCTGAACGACAATACAAATCAGGTTTATAACCCCGGTCCGGTTCGAGCGTTTCTGCCATTTTCAAATACCAATTCGACCAATCAGGAGCAGTTCAGTGAAGAGTTGCAGTTGATCGGCGACTTATTCGATGACAGCGTCAAATATGTCGGCGGCCTCTATTATTTCAGAGAATCCGGTTTCGGTGACGACAATTCCCTGATGCCAAGCGGTTACAATCCCCGGCACTCGACATGGGAGAACACGGCCTATGCGGTCTTCGGCCAGGCGACTTGGACGCCTCGTTTCATGGACGAACGGCTGCACATCACGGTCGGCGCCCGCTGGTCACGCGATGAACGGGAGGCAACCGTCCTGTCGACACGCACGCCGCCGGGCGGTGCGACCGTGCTCGTGCTGGAAGGCAGCGGTAAAAAGGGATTCAACGACTTCAGTCCCACGGGTACGATCCAGTTCGACGTCAATCAGGACGCCAATGTTTACGCGAAAATCACGCGGGGCTACCGTACCGGTGGGTTCAACCCGACCGCTAGCACACCCGCGACATTTGCAGCAGGATTCAAGCCTGAATCGCTGATGTCTTACGAAGCTGGCTTCAAATCAGAATTTTTCGATCGCCGCATTCGGTTCAACGTCGCAGCCTATCATAGCAAGTATAAGGATATCCAAACCAACGTCTTCGATCCATTCAACCCGCGTATCTTCGATATCATCAATGCTGGTAGTGCTGTAACGCAGGGCTTCGAAGCTGATCTGATGGCGCTTCTGTTCGACGGGATGACCATAAGCGGCAGCTACGGATACACGAACCCGAAATATAAGAAGGTCGTCGATCTGGGTGGTAACGACATAACGTCAAATTTCAATTTCCAGCATGCTCCCAAGAACAGCTTCACGCTAGGTGCCGATTACAAGTCTCCAGAAACGTCTGTCGGCATTGTTGAGGCGAACGTCAACTATGCGTGGCAGGATAAATATTTCGGCGTCGCCAGCGATCCCAAGATCATCACACATGCCTATGGTCTGCTCGGCGCCCGTCTGGGTCTGACCAATGTGCTGGGCGTCGAAGGTCTGCGGGTGGCGGTGTGGGGGCGTAACCTTACCAACGTGAACTATTACCGTAACCATTTCGCGCTCGGCGATGTCGCGGCGGCAATGTTCGGCGAGCCCCGCAGCATGGGCGTCGATATCAGCATGAAATTCTGA